ATTTACATTATAGTTGCTAGCTTCATTATAACTGCTTTGCATTGAAGCTAAACAACAATTGATGTTCAATATTATCAAAACTAGTACTATAAGTTGCTTCATGGAGTATTCTCATTCATAATTTCTAATGCTGTTGCTAAAGGAATATGGCCAGTTAATTTCTTGGTTAATCCTCTTTTTTCATCATCTATTACTATCACTGGTACAACATCAACCTTATATTTCTCAAACAAGCTAGGATCTATATCGAAGCTAATATCAAGCTCCATAGTTTTATTCTTTGTTTGTGTAAATGAGTTATTAATTAACCCACGCATAACTAATTGAGCTCCGACCTTTTGAGACTCAGCAAAATAGCTTTTTAAAGCCTCATCACTCATTGAAAATGAGACAAAAATAAAAGTTTTTTGCTTGTCCAAAAAAAAAGCATTAGCATTATTAACAAATAATAAAACCATCAACATCATTACTCGTATAACCATATTCCTCTCCAAGCTTTATAAATCAAAGCAAACAACAATCTCTTTTTCGCCAAATCAAGTAACCAAAATCTTCACCATTAACTGGAAATTCTCTGCCGGCTTGCCATGTAGCTTCTGTTTGACCTATGCTCTTGCAGGATTTTGTTTCTGGAATTGGATAAGTCATTTGTAGTCGATACTGACTTTTCTTGATAATAGGCATTGGATACTTACCACATAGGCCTTTATAACCATAATATCCCCATAACATCAGTTGCCTATGCATCTTAGCCATAAACTTACTTACCATTAATACAGATGTTCCAACTCCACCATTATGCGCTGCAGCTGTTCCAGTGAAAGGGTAAAGCATTCCTTGACATCCAGCACACCAAAAAGCATAATCGCTTGCTAATAAACCAGCGCTACAACTGATGCAATCAGCTATACATGCTTGATAAGCAGCTACATTTTGAAACAACAACGTTTCTGGATTTAAAATCGCAGATTTTGCATCGTCACTCCATAATGGATCAAACTCTGTTAAATATGCTATATCGACTGCAGCCATTTCCAGACAAATAAAATCAAGCAAAATTTCCAGCCAGTAAATCACGGGATAGACATACCAATGAATGTGGTAAAAAGCACTTCCTTCAGCCTCATCTTTCATGCCTTTTTGAGTAGCAGTTCCAAATGACAAACCTCCAAGACTTACCATACACATTGGTGACTTTGTAACGTCTACAAGGCGTACTGGCTCCCAAAATCCTACCGGAATACCAGGTATAGGCACTGGAATCCCTGGCTTAGGACAAAGACATATAAGTCTACCAGAAGCATTAGTATCAGGCATTGAACTGCTTACTACCTTAAATCCAGCTATAGTAATTGGAAACAAGCACTTCCAACATACATCTGTTATAGGATTTACAAATCTTCCAACACACCCAGCAGCTGCATAACAGTTATTAGCTGTTATAGACATTACTATCGCTAACAAAATTACCAGTTCCTTCACTCACTTTGCTTGCATTGATGAAATTTTACGAAGAAGTTTTGGATATCTATTTCCTGGAATTAAATATAAAGTTTCACCACCTGGATTTACTATCTCTTGTATTTCACCTCGTAGCGTATTATTAACTATTTTAACTAGATCTTGTTCTAATTGCTGTAATTTCCAACTTTTCATATAAAACCTTCTTTTAAGTTGAATCTAATAGTATATTGAGTTATACTGCTTACAGCATATTATGTAACTTCCAACGTGCGTTATATGCTTTTAATAGGTGCTTACTTCGCTAATTTTAAGCACAGTGTTTTCTTGCTCTATTATGGCTGGCACAGCTTGTATTTTAAACTTCATACTCAAAAAACCCAATTGATCGAAGAATACGTGCCGGCCTAATAGATTGCTAAGTTCAATAGGATTTCCATTAACTAACACTATCTTTCCTGGTCTTGATTTTGCCCAAGCGACCTGATCTTCATCATCTCCATCAATTAATATTAGTGGTTCACCCCAATTTATTATCTCTAAAGGATTTATTTTAGTTCCTCTCCTTACTATTATTATACCATTTTTTGTCTTAATGTCATCCTTTTGAACATAGGTAGAATCATATATTCGCGTTTTATTTTCAGTAGCTTTACTCAAATTTTTTACTGGAACTGGTCTCATGATTTTTTGCCTAACTTTTTCCTGAAATTCAAGCTGCATTTGATTCAACAAACCACTTTTTGATGCAGCATTAAGTTTAGCCATAATCACCTCCAGTAATGATTCCTCAATGATTGGAAAAACATGCCCTCTAGTTCCATAATCCTTAATCTCAACACCTATATCAGCATTTAATAAATTGGCCCTTATATCGCTTACTTGATAAGCAACAGCGAATAAAGCAAAGAGTGTGCCTATACCAATTACTACTCCTTGCTTCATGGAATTATTTTCCGCTCTCTTATCACATAATTAATTGCCTCACTGACATTCATACCTTTAGCCATGTGATCTTCTATTGCTTGATAATCTCTAGCATTCGTCGAAGTTAACAGCAGAGTAAATGGATCAATCATTAATCTGCCTACAACACCTGAAACATTAGGGCTGTAAATAGCTATTTCACTATAATACGGAGGATTTGAATGTACAGATTGCAGTAAATTTAGCTTCCAATCCTCATCAACAAAGCCTGCAAGCTTAGGATTAGCTCGCATTGCCTTAAATGATTCAGAATTTTGCTTTAAGATTATCTTATGTGATGAATTCTCAAATGCTTTTTCAGACGCAGAACCCTCTTGACGAAAGTAATCCGTGAGTTGCTGAGTTGCTAAAGCAATCGATCCATTATATTTTCGAGCTATTCGACCTGCTTCTTCAATAAACTCTCCTGAACGCTTTCCAGCTAATAGCTTCCAAGCTTCATCTATCATAATTAAAAATGGTCTACTTCTATCTCCCTTAACCATTGTTTGATTAATATGAACAATCATAATCTGTACAATCACAGCTAATAGCTCTGGTACAGAGCGTAGATGATCAGTTTCAATTACCACAATATCAGAGTTTAGAGATAATTGCGCCTTACCGCTAAAAAATCTTCCATGTTGACCATCTTTAGTAAAAGGAAAGAGCATATTTCCAAGCTCTTTAGCATATGATTCTTCTCTATTTGATAACCAGTCTGCAATATCGGTAATTTCAGCTTTAGCTCCCTTATTTTGCCAGACTGATATCAAAGCTCTCTGCAACATCGGTTGTTGCAAATCACTTGTTCCATACTGTGGAGCTGCCATAGTAGCTAAAATAGATGGAAAGTTAGATAAAAAGTCTGATCTAGCCTCTATAGACTTTGCACTGTCATCCTCTGGCACCTCTGAAAATGGATTAATTGATACAGGATTTTTCATGTCAAATTCTATGTATCTACCGCCTAGAATCAAGCATGTACGCTTAAATGATCTTCCATAATCAAGAACAAAAACTTTACCACCAACTCCTAGAACCGATAGCATTAATTCTTGCATAAAAACGGATTTTCCAGAGCCTGGAACTCCAGCTATACAAAGGTTAAAGTTCTCATTTGGAGCTACTCCATGCTTATTTAATGCAGGTAATAAAGCTCCACCAAAAGGTGACCAATACATTATTTGACCTCGTCTGCCAGCTAGTAACATACCTGGAGAACTTAAATCACCTTTCCATTCACCAATGATTGGTAATAATACTTTGCTCTCTACAGAAACAGTTTTTATGCCTCGACCTAAGCTAGAAAGCGCTACTCCAACTCCTGATGTTTTATTTTGACCCAATACACCTTTTGGGCCTTGTTCAACTAATTGCATTGGTAGGGCAGCTAGTAACACAGCTACATGATCATATTTACATGGAACAAAATACCATCCACTGCGTCTTAACATCGAACAAAAGGCTGATGCAGATTGCTTAGCCTTTTTTGTTTTATCAAACATAATAACGTTGAAGTGAATATTAACTACTCTATCACCACTCTGCAGAGCAGCCACTACACCGGCTAAATCAGCAGCTTCTTGTTGTATATCAGGAAAAAATTTACTCATTCCTGCATTAATATTTCTTTCTAGCGCTTCTCTTTTAGTTATGGCTGCAGTCCTTTCCATCGCTTGATTTGGTAAAATTTGCAGACCAAAATGAATCAGGAAATTTGATTTTATATATTCATCACGACGCATTTCATTGCCTAAAAACAGATCCATGGCAGATAATTTCCATTCTGCAGGTCTTTTGCGAGCTTCTAGGCTGATAAATATTTGATCATCATTTACATTTATACAATCATCATTCTCAAATAACGAGAAATCTCCACTTAAAATTTGTTCAGACAATATTTCATACTGGTTAATATTTGAATGTTCTTCTTCAGGCCAGCCAAATATTACTCTCAGGAACTTTAATAATTGCTGCGCATTCACATTTTCAGTGCTTAATCCAATTGACCTAAACGTATCTTTTAAAGCATCTCGTCTGCGAATCATATCATCGATATTTGCATTTAAATTAGGTATAGTAACTGAAATTAACAATACTATATCCTTTATAGAACCTACTTTTTGAGCTTGATCACGTAAAAATTCTGTTCTTTTATTTGCTAACTCAATAAATATCTCTCCTTTACGATATGACTGCCAGTTGCTTAAAAAATTCTCTATATTATTACTACCAAGCATCAAGACTTGCAGGCTACTTTCAGCAGGTAAATTTTCATCGCTTTTCAGAAATTCAGCAATTTCATTTTGAGCAGAAACACTAGCTCCAACTAATGGCCATGCAAGCAATACAAAACCTATTGAACCACGATTAAAGAATAGCTGAGTCTCATCATCATATGATTCATAGACAAAGTGTTTAGAAAATCTTTCTCGATCAAAATCCTTATGTATGCTTGCGTTCACCTTGACTCTGTTTTGATTTAAATAAATTAATAAGATATTTTTTTGGTTTTTTCGGCGACTTGTTAACAACATCTAGGCCTTGAACTGCTTTAGCTTGCCTGTAGCATAGAATACAACGTCTTTTTGATTTAGTTTTTGATGTTTCAACTTTCTCAAGATTATCAATATCAAAAGCGCCTTGAGCAACCATATTCTTTATTTCATATAAAGACTTACATTTTAGCCCTTTAGGAATTTTACAATCAAAAGTACTTCTGTAAAAGAAGCTGGTTAAGCTCATACAGCCCAATAGCAATAATAAAAACTTCATTATAAATGCTCCTCTAACTTTTGTGATTGATCGAATTTATTATGCAAATTAACTTTTTCATTGTTAGTTGATTGTGAATAAGTTAAATTATGTGGCTTCTTCTTGGGCTCACATAAGTCAAAACCTTTTTTAAATACAACATCGATGACTCTACCTGACGCAATAAGAACGACTGGGCTCATAGAATCAGCTCGTTTTATAGCAAAATCAGCTAGCTTATCAAAAGCATTGCTAGCTCCAGCGTAAGCTCCAGACTGAAGCGCATCTCCAATCTGAAACTCTTGTTGTTGGCCTCCAGCTACTAGGTTTAAAGTTGGTAGCATATCAGGTTTAATAGCCTTAGATTGCAGAAACTTAGCTATACTGCTAAATACTCCATTTAATGCAGCCATGCCTGCTATGTTAGACGATTTATCCACCACGATTCCTTTAATTCCAGAACGTCCGTCTTCGCCTATCAACCAGCCTTCCACCTTTTTTTCGATAATATCTCCTTGGTTATTGACTACTGAAAGAGTTTCGATGCGACATTTAGCTCTCTCTGAGGACATCTCTCCGTTACAGGATCCAATTAAAATTGCCTTTTTGATTTGATCAGTTTTATATTTATCATAAAGAATTGCTGTATCAAGCAACTGCAGAACAATTGGTTCTGGTGATGAAGAGCTGTTTGTTCCTGTGCCTACAACGACTCCAGTAAGTAGCACAGCTCTAGCAGAACTACCGCTAGTAACATAGTTCTCAACATTTTTTTTTTGCTCAGATTCAGCTCTCCTAAGATTGACAAATGATTGTACAGGAGCTTGCTCTGTTTTGTTATCATGTGGTGAATTTGAAATATGATGATTAAGATCAGAACTAAATTCATCACTATCATTATTATATAGACTCTGCTTAGGCTGATTCTCCAATATCTCAAGTTTTTGGTTAAAATTATTAATTTGGGCTGTAATTTCTAAATATCTGCTGTCTATTACACTTTCAAATCTATCTTTTAATGTTTTGACTTCATTAAGTATTTCTTCTGTCCATTTTGCTCTCAAATCTACAGCTTGTTCTATTCCAGAAATCGCTTCTCTTGACTCACGATTTTCAATAAAAATTATAGATTCTTTCGTTTTACCACTTTCAGATAAAAAATATGAAACAACCATTATTGTGATGCTTATAAAAGTTAAGGCAATTACTGGCTTTCTACGAATGATATTTGTTAATTCTGATAACTTGCTATTAGGCCTAACAGATTCAGCCTTTGGTTTATCATTTAGCTCTAAATCTTCTTCTTTTGTATTATTATTGTCTGAATTGTCCTGTTCCACTATTCCTCCGCTTTTTGAATGTTAATGTTTCTACCTTATCAATTAATTTTCATACCACTGGCAATCCAATCTAGGTAAAAGCCTAAAATAACACCAATTGCTACCATTACTCCTGCAAGCTTTATATTCCCTCGTGCTACAGCCCAAATCGATGATAAAATAGTTGCGCTTGATATACCTATTGTTTTTAGCTTTCCACTAAAAAGTCCGTCTATTTTATTAAGCTGTCCTTCAAGAGTATCAGCTAATGCTGGCTCAAAAGAAAAAACACAAGCAGTAATTATAATAATTAACAGCCCTACAACTACATTATTCCACTGTATTCCAAATGTAGGGTTTAGCATATTTAGTCGAGTTTTTTGATATATGAACATTGTTATTGCTTATTAGTAAATTTTGCATTATTCTCCTAGTGCTAGTGAATTCCACGTTGAATAAAATTTTACTTTGAAGAGAGTTTCAGATACCCTACCAGAACTTTAAGGCTTTGAAGTAAAAACTAGCATTTTAAGCCAGTTTTATTTTTCCTTAGTATTTCTACTTTGTTTTTTAGAAGGTTTTGCTGTTAATTCTTTTGTATTAACATCATTACTGAACAAATTGGTGAAGACACATTTGAGCCTTTAACAAATTGCATATGAACATTGTTATTGCTTATTAGTAAATTTTGCATTATTCTCCTAATGCTAGTTAATTCCATACCAGTGAAATTTTACTTTGAAGCGGTTTTAATTAATAATCTTTGTAGAACTTTAAGTCTTTGAAGTAAAAACTAGCACTTTAAGCCAGTTTTATTTTTTTCTTAGTATTTCTACTTTGTTTTTTAGAAGGTTTCGCTGTTAATTCTTTTGTATTAAGGTCATTACTGAACAAATTGTTATTGTTTTGTTTTGAATTATCCTTTTCCTCTATTTTTGTAGCAGCATTAACAAGCATTATAGGGCTTGGAGTTTTTGGAGTAAAAGTTAACATTAAATCCTGAATTGTTTTGTATTCTCCTATTACTGTTAAATAAACCTTGTTTCCTTCTTCTCGTGGAACAATAAACAAAAATCCAGACTCATGAACTACAACTTCAGCTGCATTTTGAGGATACATAAAAATATCATTAATTTTTTCATCTTTAAGATTAATTCTTGTTGGCCCACTATCAGAAATCTCAAGCTTTAGTAAATTGTCAGCTTCTAACTCATATTCTACTGCATATATATTATTAACGTTTACCAAAGCAATAAACCATATGATAAATCTCAAAAATCTAATACTCATTTTTTTATTCCATTCTCTTTAACACCAGTCAACAATAAAAGGTAATTAGGAGTTTGCTTGTAAGTCAAAAGGTAAGTCTTATCGACAGCTATATCTTTACTATCGCTAAACCAATAACGAAGCGTTCCACTAATTAATACTCCATCCTTTATCACTTCAATCTTTTTTGGAAAAAAGACTGAAGATACATTTGAGCCTTTAACAAATTGCAAATGATCATGAAAAAATTTATTTAAAGATTCAGTATTACTAGATGCCACTTTCATGTCTGCTATTTGTCTTTCTACCTCATTTGGAGAAGTAGTAAATAAGAGTTTCGTCACATAAATTGCCCATTCCTTTAAATAGGTTTCATGGTAATTTTTTGATGAAACCATCATTTTACGATCAGGCTCCATTGCTGGAATTAATAACCACTTTTCTTCTTTGGTAATTGCAGCCATTATCGCAATTATATTAGCTGCAGCTAGCAATATAGTTACTGAAAGTAAGCATTTATTATATTTAACCAGCTCTTGTATAGCATTTTGCTTAAAGAGATGATTCATTATTTGCCAACTTTTTTGCCCAGCAATCTTGAATATCCTAATGGAGCTGGCAATAAACCTTTAGCTACTAAAAAACTTTTTAGCAAAAAATTCTCCGATACCTTCTTAAATTTCTTAAAGCAATAACATAGAGCAATTCCTCCAACCATAAATGCTAGGCCTAATTTAGCATGCCTGCTGTTTAGTAGTACAATTCCTGGAGCTACTCCAGCTAGCACTACTCCCCATTCATCAATGCTCAAACCCATATACTTCAATGGCCTCGATAATGCCCAACATAATTTTTGATTTTGCATAATCACCTTTAGCCCCAATTGTAGCATGAGATTTCTCATTCTACTACTATAATGTTTAAATTAGCTAAATATCTTCAAACATAGATTTTACCTGCAATAATTAGTTTACATACATGCATGCATGTGCGACATGAAGTCGCACTATTCTTACCACAACGTTTATATCAGTCAGATAGTATTATAAATATTATAATTTTCAGCACATTCCCTAATTATTTTTGTAGCCTTAGACATATACTGTCGCACTAACTCCATACAAGCTATAGTATAATGCATTGTTGAGTTTGAATTCATATGATTCAATGCTGCACGAATTATATAATGACCTGCACCTATATCTGACAGACAACTTGCAAACGTCCTTCTTAGATCGTGTATCTTGAAATTTTTTATGCAAGCCTTTTTACAAATCCTATTCCATGCTTCATATGGCTGTTCTAAGTGTCCGCTTTTGCTATTATCACTTGGTAGCACCCATTTACTTGTAGATGTTAATTTCCTTGCTTGCAATATTTTTATCATCTCATTTGTTAATGGTATATTTTGCGCCTTTCCGTTCTTAGTTTTTGGTATATGCCATATTTTTCTTACAAAATCTATATTGTCCCATTCCATCTCCAACACATTACTTTTTCTAGCTCCAGTATATAACCCTAATAATGCAAAATCTCTTATCAACGTATTTTTTTCTCCACATAATACTTGTAAAAATCTACCAATTTCATCGTAACTTAGACGTCTTTCTCTTGCTTGCAGTTTATGCAGCTCTATCCCTAGAGTAGGATTGTTTTCTATTAATCCCCATTTTTTTGCCTTATTAAATATAGTGCGTAAGGTTGCTAGCAATGCATTTGCTGTGGCATATTTTCCCTCTTTGCTGATATCATTGAATATTTGTTCAATATCATTACTTTTAATATCACTTATCTTTTTTAAAATAACAGTTTCCCATAATTATGTATTCTTGCAGTATCTTTCTGCAAGTTTATAGTATATATTTTGGTATACTCTTCAATATACTTATAACACAGCTCTTTGAATGTAATCTCTTGTCTTTCTTTTATACGATTCTCATTTTCTTCTATCTGTTGTTAACATTTTACTTCTCTTGAATCTATTCCGTTCGCCATTAATGTCTTTAATTCTATTGCTTTTTTTGTAGCTTCTTTAATAGATACATATGGAAATTCTCCTATCCTTATTTTTAAACTCTGGTTTTTAAATTTTTGTTCTAAAACCCATGTTTTTCTTACTCTTCCTCCACAGACTGTACATGAGATTTTCAGTTTAAGTCCTCTTATATATGGATGGTGGATAATTTCTGATTTTTCTCCCTCAGGAATTTTAATTTTATTTAATGACCGCTTTGTAAACTTTGATGATGATGATATTGAAGGCATAATTACCCCACATAATATTAATGTTGATATTATTAATATATATTACGTTTTATTGAACATCTGATATAAATTATGCTTTTTTTGATATCAAATTTTTTATACTAATTTGTTCATAATACATATAACTTGAAAATCACTTATCAATCCCAGGTTGTATATATTTTTTGATCATTAGATTAACCTCTAGATTGAAAACTGATCACCAATTTCCTAAATTTTCTGTCAACCTTTTGTCAACCTTTTGCTTTAATTTTTTTGTTATATTGACAAATATTGCAAATATGTTTATAGTTAAGGTTGAAGCTTGATTAAAAATATTAATAAAAATTAACACAAGTTAATAGTAGGTTCTATAAAGTGTAGAAGTTAATAAAAATTAACTTTTCTTCTTCCTTATATTTGATCTACCTTTGCATTTTTACCTATAGCACATCTTATTGATTATAAGATGAAGCTTAAAGAGTAAGAACAAAACATAACTACTTTTACCAATTTTAGAAATTTTGTTAAAAACTCTATTGCTGGATGTACGTTTATTATGACAAATTGCTAACTTTGTAGAATCGATGTAATATATACCAATCTCTTCTCCTTTCAGATAATGCGTTAATACGACTAAAGGCAATAAAAGCGATCTATCTGTAGCTTCAGTTATTTCTAAAGGCTTATCTGGTAAATTGTTTGGTGATAAAGCTTACATATCTAAAGAGTTATTTCATCAACTCTTCTCCAATGGTCTACGTTTATTTACTAATCTTCGTAAAGATATGAAAACATATTTATTGGACATAGATGATAAGCTTTTATTAAATAAACGTTCCTTAATTGAGTCTGTCTTTAATGTACTAAAAAAACACATGCATTTAGAGCATACTCGACATCGCTCTCATATTAACTTCTTTGTTCATATAATTGCTTCTCTTGCTAGTTATTCCATCTCCAAACTTAATCCCTATCTTATCTCTTCTTCTTTCTCTTCTAATCACTTATCCTAAATTAGCGTTATTATGCTAAGGGAATTTCTTTATACGAACTTGGACAACATCAAGAAGCAATAGACCTCTTTCAAAACTGGTTAATGTAGTTCAAAATTATAAATGCCAGATATCAAATTAAATCTAAGACCGAATCTTTATTTGTCAGCAATAATTTTGAACCGTTTTAGCATACCAATAACGTTTTCATTCACAACTCTTGCTCCTGCT
This genomic interval from Orientia tsutsugamushi contains the following:
- the trbC gene encoding type-F conjugative transfer system pilin assembly protein TrbC, whose protein sequence is MVIRVMMLMVLLFVNNANAFFLDKQKTFIFVSFSMSDEALKSYFAESQKVGAQLVMRGLINNSFTQTKNKTMELDISFDIDPSLFEKYKVDVVPVIVIDDEKRGLTKKLTGHIPLATALEIMNENTP
- the traU gene encoding conjugal transfer pilus assembly protein TraU encodes the protein MKELVILLAIVMSITANNCYAAAGCVGRFVNPITDVCWKCLFPITIAGFKVVSSSMPDTNASGRLICLCPKPGIPVPIPGIPVGFWEPVRLVDVTKSPMCMVSLGGLSFGTATQKGMKDEAEGSAFYHIHWYVYPVIYWLEILLDFICLEMAAVDIAYLTEFDPLWSDDAKSAILNPETLLFQNVAAYQACIADCISCSAGLLASDYAFWCAGCQGMLYPFTGTAAAHNGGVGTSVLMVSKFMAKMHRQLMLWGYYGYKGLCGKYPMPIIKKSQYRLQMTYPIPETKSCKSIGQTEATWQAGREFPVNGEDFGYLIWRKRDCCLL
- the traW gene encoding type-F conjugative transfer system protein TraW; this encodes MKQGVVIGIGTLFALFAVAYQVSDIRANLLNADIGVEIKDYGTRGHVFPIIEESLLEVIMAKLNAASKSGLLNQMQLEFQEKVRQKIMRPVPVKNLSKATENKTRIYDSTYVQKDDIKTKNGIIIVRRGTKINPLEIINWGEPLILIDGDDEDQVAWAKSRPGKIVLVNGNPIELSNLLGRHVFFDQLGFLSMKFKIQAVPAIIEQENTVLKISEVSTY
- a CDS encoding TraC family protein; amino-acid sequence: MNASIHKDFDRERFSKHFVYESYDDETQLFFNRGSIGFVLLAWPLVGASVSAQNEIAEFLKSDENLPAESSLQVLMLGSNNIENFLSNWQSYRKGEIFIELANKRTEFLRDQAQKVGSIKDIVLLISVTIPNLNANIDDMIRRRDALKDTFRSIGLSTENVNAQQLLKFLRVIFGWPEEEHSNINQYEILSEQILSGDFSLFENDDCINVNDDQIFISLEARKRPAEWKLSAMDLFLGNEMRRDEYIKSNFLIHFGLQILPNQAMERTAAITKREALERNINAGMSKFFPDIQQEAADLAGVVAALQSGDRVVNIHFNVIMFDKTKKAKQSASAFCSMLRRSGWYFVPCKYDHVAVLLAALPMQLVEQGPKGVLGQNKTSGVGVALSSLGRGIKTVSVESKVLLPIIGEWKGDLSSPGMLLAGRRGQIMYWSPFGGALLPALNKHGVAPNENFNLCIAGVPGSGKSVFMQELMLSVLGVGGKVFVLDYGRSFKRTCLILGGRYIEFDMKNPVSINPFSEVPEDDSAKSIEARSDFLSNFPSILATMAAPQYGTSDLQQPMLQRALISVWQNKGAKAEITDIADWLSNREESYAKELGNMLFPFTKDGQHGRFFSGKAQLSLNSDIVVIETDHLRSVPELLAVIVQIMIVHINQTMVKGDRSRPFLIMIDEAWKLLAGKRSGEFIEEAGRIARKYNGSIALATQQLTDYFRQEGSASEKAFENSSHKIILKQNSESFKAMRANPKLAGFVDEDWKLNLLQSVHSNPPYYSEIAIYSPNVSGVVGRLMIDPFTLLLTSTNARDYQAIEDHMAKGMNVSEAINYVIRERKIIP
- a CDS encoding TraB/VirB10 family protein — encoded protein: MEQDNSDNNNTKEEDLELNDKPKAESVRPNSKLSELTNIIRRKPVIALTFISITIMVVSYFLSESGKTKESIIFIENRESREAISGIEQAVDLRAKWTEEILNEVKTLKDRFESVIDSRYLEITAQINNFNQKLEILENQPKQSLYNNDSDEFSSDLNHHISNSPHDNKTEQAPVQSFVNLRRAESEQKKNVENYVTSGSSARAVLLTGVVVGTGTNSSSSPEPIVLQLLDTAILYDKYKTDQIKKAILIGSCNGEMSSERAKCRIETLSVVNNQGDIIEKKVEGWLIGEDGRSGIKGIVVDKSSNIAGMAALNGVFSSIAKFLQSKAIKPDMLPTLNLVAGGQQQEFQIGDALQSGAYAGASNAFDKLADFAIKRADSMSPVVLIASGRVIDVVFKKGFDLCEPKKKPHNLTYSQSTNNEKVNLHNKFDQSQKLEEHL
- a CDS encoding TraE/TraK family type IV conjugative transfer system protein, which produces MNHLFKQNAIQELVKYNKCLLSVTILLAAANIIAIMAAITKEEKWLLIPAMEPDRKMMVSSKNYHETYLKEWAIYVTKLLFTTSPNEVERQIADMKVASSNTESLNKFFHDHLQFVKGSNVSSVFFPKKIEVIKDGVLISGTLRYWFSDSKDIAVDKTYLLTYKQTPNYLLLLTGVKENGIKK
- a CDS encoding tyrosine-type recombinase/integrase; this translates as MLATLRTIFNKAKKWGLIENNPTLGIELHKLQARERRLSYDEIGRFLQVLCGEKNTLIRDFALLGLYTGARKSNVLEMEWDNIDFVRKIWHIPKTKNGKAQNIPLTNEMIKILQARKLTSTSKWVLPSDNSKSGHLEQPYEAWNRICKKACIKNFKIHDLRRTFASCLSDIGAGHYIIRAALNHMNSNSTMHYTIACMELVRQYMSKATKIIRECAENYNIYNTI
- a CDS encoding Arm DNA-binding domain-containing protein, which gives rise to MPSISSSSKFTKRSLNKIKIPEGEKSEIIHHPYIRGLKLKISCTVCGGRVRKTWVLEQKFKNQSLKIRIGEFPYVSIKEATKKAIELKTLMANGIDSREVKC
- a CDS encoding transposase, whose product is MPLVVLTHYLKGEEIGIYYIDSTKLAICHNKRTSSNRVFNKISKIGKSSYVLFLLFKLHLIINKMCYR